The Triticum aestivum cultivar Chinese Spring chromosome 6D, IWGSC CS RefSeq v2.1, whole genome shotgun sequence genomic sequence AGAAATCCCGAGATGGACGCAAGACCACGACGGGCATCGTCCTCGCCGGCGGCGGCCTTGTCCCTGCTGCTCCTGTTCCCCATGTTTCTAGGTAATGAATAAGGCtggctctgctctgctctgctgtcCATTTCGTCGCGGCTTGCGCGCTTTGCTGATATCTATCTGTCGTTCTTCCTCTTCTTGATTCCGGCCGGACAGGGTGCCAGGCGTCGGCGTACGGCGACGATTCGGGCGCCGGCGGCATGACGGCGCTGCAGAAGCACGCGGCGTTCTTCGACGGTGACAAGGACGGCGTCGTCACCTTCTCTGAGACTTACGCAGGTGAGCGAATTTTTTCCCCATTCACTTTCTGCTTTTGTTCCCTGCATCTTGTTTTTCCACAGAGATTTCGCCAGGCGATTCTCGGGTTGATGTTCGTTGATTCTATCTCACGTTCAATTACCCCCCTTGCATATATATCAGCGTTTCGGGCCCTCGGATTTGGATTTGCTGCCTCCACCTTGAGTGCCACCTTCATCAATGGCGTCCTTGGCCCCCAGACCAGACCGGTAATCCTTCGACAGAGAAACCTTATGTCTCTGTCTGTCGGAATTTTCTTCTCTGTTAAGTTTAAGGTTCCTGGTTACTGTTAGCTTGTGTCTGCAACATTCCCTTGCTTCCCTGAGAAGAGAAGGCAACGCTAGATTAGAAACGCGTCATTTTATCTGCGGTTTTGAGCCGATTATTCAGTGCTCTGGTATGTTAGGCTAGCTACCTGAGCCACAAAGTTTTGTTCTGTGGAACATTTAACACCTTTTACTGTGCTTTCTCCAAGTGTTGATAAAAACTCAATTATCTGTAGTATTCCTACGAGTGCATAGATACGCGATCCCGGGTCTGACAAGTAATGACTGTCAAAATCATGAAATGTACTTACTACTGTATAATTTAGAAGGATGCCTGGTTTCAGATTTTGACAGCACAAGCGTCAGATGTGGACTTTTTTTTTCTATGAAGTCGTGGGCAGATGACTAGCTAGTACTAGTAGTGCTGTACTCTGTGATCACTGTGATGTTGCACAACTCGCTTCGAACTTTAGTTATCAAATCAAAGAAACCGAGCAGATCTTGGCACTCCTTCATTTTTCCCCCCCAAAGTGCAAGCAAGTTAAAGGGCTATGAAACTCGTGCAGGAAAATGACACGGCGCGCATGTCCATCTACATCGAGAACATCCACAAGGGCATCCACGGGAGCGACTCAGGCGCGTATGACTCCCAAGGAAGGTAAAGCACACGCCAACTTCTCCATCTGCTCCAACTTGCGCATGGTAATCCGCTAGTAACGCTGCTTGATCAACCAACCATTGCAGGTTCGTTCCGGACAAGTTGGAGGCGGCGTTCGCCAAGCACGGCAAGACGGTGCCGGACGCCCTGACGTCCGCCGAGGTGGACGAGCTGATCACCGCGAACCGGCAGCCCAGCGACTACGCGGGATGGTACGCGCGATCTACGGCCTCTCCTGTTACCCATCCTGCACGTAATTTTCAGACCTCCTGACGCGGCAAACGAAACAACATATGCAGGGCGGGCGCGTCGGCGGAGTGGAAGCTGCTGTACAGCATCGGCAAGGACAAGGACGGGCTCCTCCGCAAGGAGGACGCCAGGGGCGTCTACGACGGCAGCCTCTTCGCCAGGGTGGTGCAGGAGCGGAGGGCATCATCGCAAGAAGAAACCCAGGCATGATCGTGGCACGCCGTCACGGTGTGTGTGTGGCTACCGTACAAGCGACGGAGGCCAGTCTGAACACTCGAGTCCGTCCGAACCGATGCGTCGCTGGCTAGGTACAGGGCATTACTGGTACTAGTCCAAATTACTTATCCGGTGTGATTGGCTCGTCGCGTCACGCCGTCACGGTCTGTCGCCACATAGCTACGGACAGTACTATACTGCTGAACGAATGTTAGAAAAATAGCCAGTGTGAACAGGTGTGAACAGGTGTGAACGCTTGTGAACGGAATCTTTGGGATGGGACCGATGTCCTCTTGTTTGTGTCCTGTGGATATGGATTTACAATGCGTGCACGACTGACTTGCTAGGCGGTGCAGTTGTATGGGCTATGGAGTACTCCTACTCCTTTGTTTCGTTGTAACTAGCCTCCTAGGAGATTCTTCTGGGGCTGGCGCCTCAATAAAGCTCCCTAAATTAACCCCATGGTAATTATAATCGGTGAATGTTCCTGGGAAGGATGACAATTGCGAACACTTTGATGCAACTTTAGCTGTCATGAGGATTACAATTTTAGCTTGCAAGCATGATAATTTTATGAAAAAATAAAACTAAAGCGAAGTTGCCATGCTCGGCAACTATATATGTTGTGAAAATCGTTCGCGATGTCATTCCTACCAACCAAGGTTTGCTGACTATTGGATAAACAAAATACCTACTCCAATTTCACGTCTCTCTTTTGTCTTGCCCGTGATGTTTGTCTGCGTCCTCCTTGTTGCAATCAATCCCGTTTTATTAATTCGCTGGAATCAATGGAGCCAGCGAGCTAGGTCGCTGTCAGCTTTATCTTCCCGTGCATCCTTTGCCTGCTCACAAAGGTTCCGTCGCGCTGTTCCTTTTTTGTTCCCCTTGTTTCATTGTCTGTACGCTGAGACTGGCTGTTTAGAAACTGTGTTCAGCGATATCATAATCGTCGTCGGCGCTGGCTCGTCTGACGGTATTAGGTGGAAACCCGCGACTGTCGACGCCGGCGACACGAGTCCCTGGGTGCTAATCATGCCAGCAGGTGGAGTGGTTGCGGACTCTCAGTCTCCGGTGTTCACCCCATGAGGCGAGCCAAAGTAACAGTAGATCATTATCTTGGCGGAAAATGGTACGCACTGGTAGATCTTTTAAGAGAACTGCAGATTCCATCAATCTAATACGATAGTACAGTCCATGTGCATAGGTCTGTCCTGAACTCGTCGCTCATTTGAAGATGCCTTGCACATACCCCTTCCATTTCAAAATATATGATGTTTTAGTGTtagaaaatgtcttatattttgacaCGAAGTGAGTATTTCAGTATTTCACGCCCTGGTGGCGCTAGGAGGGTTAGAACATCTCTAACCGATCCGGCAATCCCCTACAAAGTTTTAAGAATCGATTTTCCTTTCCTAAACTGCACCTAATTGAACTCGTAGGTGCGCCTCCACGGTGCAAAAGGGCAACTTAAATTCCCCTTTAGAACCCCCGGCTTGCCGGATTTGCCCCCCTCCCCCGATCGACCCCCACTGGCCTCCGCATGCGAGCTGTGGGAAGACCGGGAGGCCCGCGACAGCGAGCACCTCGAGGCAGAGCATGCCGACAAGGAGTACATGGCGGGGCTCCGCCGCCTGTACCCGGAGCGCATCAAGGAAGAGCTAGCTTTGACAGTACGATCTCTTTAAGTTGGCAATGGTGACAGTCTTGTCTCCAGCGATGGTGACGGCTCCAGGTTCGACGATAGCGGAGCGGGACAGGCGGTGCCAGCCCCATCGCCGATGACGAATGGGAGAGGATCATGCCCGAGATAATCGACAGTGACTAGTTCGTTTCAGTTTGTATGCAATCTTTAGTTTAGATTTTGTTTGAAGTTATTTAAATATAGTTTATGCTAGTAGTTGAATCGAAGTTTGAATTGAGTTTGATGGACTAGTTTGTATCAAACTTGCTTTATGTCCAATTTTTGTAAGGAGTTAAGTTTAAGAGATCGCCTAGAAACCTAGAGGACCGAATTTAAGGATTTCAAGGATAAAACGTCATATACTCCTCTACTCCTAAATTATAAGAGATCGTTTAGAGATgcacttagagcatctacaaccgggtcCTTCACTTTCTTTTTAAACGTCTAGGCGAACAGTCCACACACCACCCTGACACGAAAACACCATCTAAGTTCTAACCGGATCCTTTAAGCCAAACCCGGGAGCGTTCTCGCGTCGGACAGCCTCATCCCGATCCCATAAATATATTGTCCCTATTCGCAtagaccaaaccctagccattTGCTAGCTCGCTCCACCACCAGTAAGCTCCGTCCAGCTCCTCTCCGGTCATTTCTGGCATGGGAGGAAGCGTATGTGAGTCCGACAACTCCGGATCTGTCTATTGGGACCATGTCCCCTACTCGGACGAGGAGGAGATAGCCATCCGACTAGAATTTCGTTGAGCCTTGGTGGATAACCAAGCTCTGGCATCGGAACCGCTCCGACTTTAATCCATTGTCGGAAGCTCGCGACAAATGGAGCATGTTTCGATTGGAGAGTCAGGTGCGCCTTTACCCACGCATTCACGACGTATGAGCCAGTTGCGTTTGGATCCAGCGGCGGCGATGCGTCCGCCGGCGGCTCCAGATGCGTGTCTACTCTGGATCCAAAGCCAGAGAGCGATGGCTGGAGGTATAGGCACGCCGCTGATGATGGCGTCGGGTCATCCAAGAAACCCGACATTGGGTCCTTGTCTCGGCGACGGCAAAATCCGAGGTCAACAGCGCCAATGCACACGGTCGCTCTGGATACCCAGCTATAGCGGAAAAGCCGATACCGAGGCCGTCCAAAGGAAGAAGCTCGAGATCGGGGCCACCAATGCAAACACCAAAGTAAAAGAGATGGCACTAGCTCATGACCGTGGCCTTGAGCAAGATGACCCCGAAAATAAGAAGTTGGTTTGAGAAAAAGTAAAAATAGATTCTCGATCAAGATAATTGAGCCGTCTTGTGTGCCGGGATGAACCACGGAGACCCATGAGACATGAAATATGGTTGTTCTTTGTGCGCTAGCAAGTATGCCGACCGTTGACTTTGTTTTGCCGTCATGAAACTATGGGTGGTGATTATTTTGTAGGCTGATACATGTGCCGGCCGCCGGTGCTCTAGCAGGCATGAACTACGGGGGTTAAATTTccgattctattttctttgcaaaACATTACGCGGCCAGACGAAAATCCATCCGCACGGCCAGTGCAAATGTACAAATGCCGGACACCCAGCGCAAATATACAAATGCCGGACACCGCTCCTTTACCGGACCTAAACACACAAAATCCAGATAAAATTGACGTCCTCTCGGGtcgtgtgttggagttggcctGAGTCCACTGTGCCTGGTCAGGTGGGCGCGTGATTGAATCGTCATCGTGTCTACAGGTTAGAAAAAACTGGTAGAGTTTTCAACAAGTTTGGTCAACAAGTGGATTTACAGAGTGACCATAGATGATCTGATGCTTGACTGAGGACTGCTAGCTCTAGCTACTCTACGTGTCGAGCTCCAGGGGATCGGGGGAAGAGGAGCCAGCAGCcgtcttcttcttggccggcgccgtCTTGCTCCGGAATGGCCGGCACGCCTTGACGCTGAGGTCGACGGCGGCCGCGAGCGCGAGGAACATGGCTGCGTCTTCCATGCACATGACGTGCCGCGCGGCGAGGTGCACCAGCGGCGGCCTGCTGCTCGTCGCCGCCTCGCCCTGCACGCTGCAGCTCATCACGAACCCGCCGCCCGCGCACGACTCCCCCATGCTCGCCGCGCAGTACGACGATGCCGACGGCGTCTCCGACGCCACCGCGTCCTCCGGGAGGACCGACTGTCTGTCCATGTCGATGGAGAACTCCCCGCCCTTATCGCAGCTCAGAGGCGTCTCGGACACGAGGACGCACGCGTCCCGCCGCTCCGGGAGGAGATGCAGCCGAAGGCACACGGCGTCCTTGCCGCCCGCCGGCGCAGCGCACTCCCGCCACGCCTCCAGCCGGCCCCACGGCTGCCAGCTCTCCGACGACCCCGTCGTGTCGGCGCGGACGATGAGCCACGCGCCTGGGTTGGACCGCGCCACCGTGTCGCAGCCCGTCGCCGGCACGAACGGCGTGGCCATGAACGCCGCGGCCACGGCGGAGCCGGACAGGTCGTGGATCGCCACCTTCCAgcccttcctctccctcctcctccccgccatgtCCGTCTCCTTCTCCACGCCGCTTCCGGAGCTCGACCAGTACTGCCCGCCCAAATGATCCGGCTGCGACGCCCTGCCAGCAACAAATCAGAGATGAGACATCAACAACCTCATAAAGCTTCTGGCAATTCATTTTTGTGCAGAATTTCATATCATGGCAGTGTCACTGTCAGCAGCGGAGCACTCACCGCCTCACGTCGCGGATGAACTTGCAGCTAAAGATGGGCTGGCTGGCGCCGCCATGGAGCTGGACCACCTGCGGGTTCAGCGCGACCTCGTCCTCGAACCGGAACACGTACCGAGGGTCAGCCTCCACCCGCACTCTCACGTGCAGCTCCGCCGCCCTGCCGATGCCCGTCCAGCCATGGCGAAGCAGCACAGGCTTCCCGTCGCGCCACTCCGGCCCGACGTCCACCCTGACCGCCCCGACCAGCCGCCGCTTCAACCCGACGCAGTGCCCGCCGCCGTCGCGCCTGCTCACGTACACAACGATCTCGAGGTACGGCGGCTCCGGGGCTCGGAACCACCTCGACGTCGGCAGCGCCTTGAGACCGGGCTCGTCCAGGGAGAACACGGCCGCGTTTGCGTGCGGATCAATGTTGAACTCTGAAGAATTTGCCAGAGGCACCGCAGCTATCTGAACCGGGAAGCCTCGGAGCCGGATCTCGCAGTGGCAAGCCTTTCTGGCGCTTGCGCCGGGGAGCCTCAGGCCAAGCTGCCCGACCGAGAGCCTCACAAATGTCTGGGGATCCATGGTGTGCGTCACCGGAAATTAACTGGCTCCGCCTTGTGCTGAAAATTTTGGGCATATCCATGCTGTCAGAGTTGATATCAGCGTACTGCAGCAGAGAATGAAATAAGCAATAGATATGCAATGATTTTACAATTTTACATTGCTGATGATAAAGCCAGTACACATGCCATTACATAGTCATGTCATCAAACTTCTTAAGAGTGTATATATTGTAGTAATAGCCAACAAAGGTTATTATCTCAAGCCCATTTTCTCTCACGGGTTTTTCCAATTTCTCGGTCGCCGGGAAATTCTAGCTTCACCCTCACCAAGTTACAAACTGAACCCAAAATTTGTAAAAATAACTATTATGCACACGTAACTTTAGCATTAATACGCCattccctccttcccaaaatatatgACGCACTTTTGATATTTTTCTAGTCTTCATCGCATAACTTTGAATCTAATACAGTATACTATATTGACTACAAGAGAGGACACAAGAGGACATGCATTAGCTCCCCTTACAGTTGGAAGGAATCAACGGTCAGTATCATACACACAAAAACACTGATATACTGTACTGACTCGTTATTTGCATAAAAAAGAACGTAGAAAATACAAACAATATTACCATAAAAACACCAAATTATGATATAATAATACAATGCCCAGTGTATAATATTAAATAGGAGCGAAACAAGTTTCTCCCACATAACTTATTTGGCAATTATCATGGATGGAGCACTATGAACCTGGTGATAACACAAAGAGCTTAGTcacagttagagcatctccaacagaagcgctaCATAAGCGACGCGCGGTATAAAAACTGCTTTTAGCGCGTGCGGACCCGATTTGGAGTCTCCAGCAGCTGCATAAAAAGCGCACGCTATAACTAATGCAGCGCGCGCATTAAAAAAGCATATATTTAGTGCCTCACGCGCAACATATTTTACAGCGTTTGTTGGAGCAAACGTCTTCTAGCGCCCTAAAAAAACTACTTGCATGCTATAAACCCGTTTTTTGGGCGCCGccgggcggctgttggagatgctctcacaAAGAGTAGAATGCTTTCAGGCTAACACAAACTAAAAAACGAGCAACGTGTTACAGCCAACTGCTTAATTGGCACAACTATAAAATTGATCTTCCTACCCAATTGATTAACCAAAAACAAATCGATCACCAAAATTGATCGTTGTAGCTGTTTCTTACTCTTGCCTAATCGAGACAGCAAAAGTCTGAATCAAACAGTCTAGACACTTTTAGTCATCCAAATTGATTCAACAAACGTCCGAACATTCGAAATCCCACAAACCAGCATCAAACTAGGGAGGTTGGAGAGTCCAGATGTCTGCCACGCGGTACTGTGACAACTTGAACCACAGAGAAACCCCTCTCCCGTCGTGGTTGTTCTAGAACCCTTCGCGCCGTGTATTCACTCTGGCTTGACAGGTCAAACGCCAACCCACATTCACATGGCCGCAATGAGACCTACTCCTATGATGCTTGCATTGAAGCTTCGCCGGTCCGCCTGCCCCGGCTATTAAAGCGCCCGACCACGAACGCAAGTCCTACCATCCTCCTCGTCAAACCCGCCCCACGCCACTACACCTCCACCACTGGCCGCCACCATGGGCAACAAATCGGACGCCTCCAACTGGTGGCCGATGACCGGCTATCCGGGGGAGCTCCAGATCCAGTTGGTGCTGCCGCCTACGGTATCCGGGCCACTTATTGCGGAGAGCTCCGTTCAACATCAAGACGGAGCTGATCTCCTCGGACGGCGACGAGGATATCTGTTCAACGTCAAGCCGGGAGGAGAAGGCACCCCTTCTCGTTGCTGCTACCACGGCTGATGATGAGTTCACGCGGTAGATGGAGATCACACTCCAGCAGTCATTGAACAATCATGGTCCGATACTATCGCCCCCTCCGCGAAACTATGACGTACAAATCGGACACCGCATGAAGGAGGAGCCCTCCCCGCCGTACAACCACAACGTCTAGATCAGACATAGTGTGGAGACGACCTCCCCACCGCACCCCCACGTGAAGGAGGAGCCGCCCTCCCTGCCACCACTAGGCGGCCAATAGGTGGCGGTCGTTTGCCATGAAAAAGGAGGACCAGTCCTCCGCGCTGGCGAATCCACAACCGCGCATGGAGTACTACCTCCAAGGTGCTAGAGCCGGGGGTGTGTCCTCCTTCACGGCCAACAAATGCCTCTATGAGGTGGTGCGCCGGGAGCAGCGCATTCAACTCAAAGGGCAGtgttcgtgaagagccaggtggCGCCTACTTGGGTACTCGTGGAGGCTTGGACCATCAGCCGGTCCAAGACGACCGAGCAGTCGGGCGCCTGCCGCCTGCACCGGCAGAAAGACGGGCTCCTCAAAGTGCGGCTCGTGTAGTCCGAGCATGTCACCTTCATCTGAGTCGTCGATGTCGCCGAAGACAAGCGTCGCAAGGTAGTGAAGGATACAGCAGAGCGTCTGGGCCGCGAGCACCCCACGGCGGCCCGGCGGGGATGCCGCGATGCCTGGAGGACCTTCCCCTACTGGCACGACGATGACGACGGTAGGCGTCGGAGCTACAGACGGCCTTAGAGGCCATGCTTACGAGGTCGGCTTTCGGTACCCGGcctagtttagtttagtttagtttaagttTAATATGAACTTGTTAAATTTTGTCCGGTTGGTTGTAAATATCCCAAACTTTATTAAATTTCATCCGTTTATCTTCAATTCCGTTTGTTTTATTGCTCTATTCGTTTGAATGGGCCAGACAAAAATTAGGATCTCCCTCTTCTGGCGCTCCCGCGGGTGACAGGGGaggccacccgccgccgccggccgccggccctCCTCGCCCTTCTCAGCGGCGTGGCGCGGCGGGGTCCCGGTGTTGGACGTGTGTTAATGGACGCGTGTAGGGTTGTGGCGTTGTCTGGCGTTATTGTGGCGTCGATGATAGTTGGGCCTGGCAAGGCCTATGCATTGACCTCTTCTGAAGATGGGACGGCGAAAGATTGTGGCGGTGGATTCTAGAACGTGCACATGTGGTACTCGATGAGGGTCTGCTAGATCGGTCGCTGCTCTTGGCTCGCCGTGgagcagcctggtgaggccaccagATTAGATGGCTTGCATGGATGCGCCAATGCACTTCATCAGATTTGCAGGTGTGTCGATTGAGATCGTCATTAAGGTGGGCTTTGGGTCAACTCATGTATCTACTTTGTGAGACTTCCTTGAATAATTCAATAAAAAGATGGCTGCATGTaccattttgctgcagatattagaATAACCCTCTTTTTCGGAAAAAGAGACATTTTGGTGTCCACTTATGGATGGTCGATGCCTAGTCCGCTGTGTCAATTTGATGATCCGCGTTGGAGATGTCCTTACTCCCAATCTCGCCCGGAGGATTGAACTCAATGGTGTTACTAAGCTAGATAAGGCGAAGCAGAGCCCAACCTTTTTCCTCCCAAAGGACAAAAATGGAGGGGAAAGCAGATAGAGAGGACGagttggtactactactactacgagcTGTGATGTGCTACTGGGGATTGGGGCCTCTACTCTTTTTTTCAACCTTTGATCTTTATTCTCTCTTGTTCCACGGTGATCATCTCTAGAAGAAAAATATTAAAGAAGCCCAAGCCCAGATCCCAAGCATATCCAGCTCACATCCAAATCACAAATTATAACAGCAGAAAGTAACCAATACAGTAGTAACAAACACAAAACCACTCTGAAATTAAGCAAGAAATCGAGCTGCACCTGTCCTCGAGAGCTGGCTGCCAAGCCTCGGCTATTCCTCTTCCTCGCCCCCGAGAAGCAGCAGATCGATCGAGCACTATAGCTCAGCTAGGCTACAGGCAGCACCTCCTCCGTGGCTGGCCGACAAGGCCGGCATCCGGCTCGCCTGCCGGCAACCCATCGGCGACCCCGGCGCAATTCATCGCCGGCGAAGGCCGAATCGGTCCAAGAGGGAGAGGACAACGAGCAAGGTGGAGCTAGATAGCGAAGAGCAAGAAGAGAGCGCTGCTGCCTGCTGCTAGCAAGAAGGCGATGGAGAAGAGAGGGgatggggacgacgacgacgacgaccgcgAGCACTTATAGTACCCTCGGAGGAATGCTATTCATTGGCTTTAACTAATCAGTGGAGTAGGCAGGCAAGGCAGATCAGGTGGACGGGAGCTAGCTACGGAGGAAGCAACCGGTGATTAGTAGTACTAATGGAGCCGCTGATTGGACTTCTCGTGGATATGGGGAGGTGTAGCGTACGTGATGACGGGCGGTGCTAGCTGGACTCCATAGCGCCCACTTGCGACCTCGCTTTCAGGACAGCCAGGCATCGAGCAGCGACCGGCTTGAGTCAATACTCAATACGGAGGTCGGGCATGGGGGCATCGACAAAACTATTATCCACCGGAGGGGAACCTTTGGAAGCTAGGATAGGACCGTTTTAAGTTTTAAAAATGGTAGAAAATCATGAGTTTTAAAAAAACTTGCTCAAGCGTTACAGTCACGTTAATTTTTTTGCAAAGAAATGACTTTCGTGGTATTGttgataaaaaaggaaaaaaatcagcACCGTATTAGagttattatttttttatttttttataaaaatgatcCAGATCTATTATCAATATTGCGTTGGAAATTTGTTTTTTTCGCCCAGATTTTTTGTGGGAGTTTTCTTTGTCAAACTTTTAATACGAGTGCACCAATAGGTCAAGCTTATTCAAAAAAAAGTTTCAAAGATTTTTGAATTTTCCTGAATTTCTAAATCTTTTTCCATATCGAGCGCATCTAGAAGTAGGTTCCGAGGGCTATTTTCCATTATCGACAGCCTTATTTCAAAATGAAGGCCGTCATAGCTAGTCTTTTTTTTTGCGGCAAAGCTAGCCCTATTAACCTTAAAGTACATATACAT encodes the following:
- the LOC123145418 gene encoding probable peroxygenase 5 is translated as MDARPRRASSSPAAALSLLLLFPMFLGCQASAYGDDSGAGGMTALQKHAAFFDGDKDGVVTFSETYAAFRALGFGFAASTLSATFINGVLGPQTRPENDTARMSIYIENIHKGIHGSDSGAYDSQGRFVPDKLEAAFAKHGKTVPDALTSAEVDELITANRQPSDYAGWAGASAEWKLLYSIGKDKDGLLRKEDARGVYDGSLFARVVQERRASSQEETQA
- the LOC123145419 gene encoding uncharacterized protein, coding for MDPQTFVRLSVGQLGLRLPGASARKACHCEIRLRGFPVQIAAVPLANSSEFNIDPHANAAVFSLDEPGLKALPTSRWFRAPEPPYLEIVVYVSRRDGGGHCVGLKRRLVGAVRVDVGPEWRDGKPVLLRHGWTGIGRAAELHVRVRVEADPRYVFRFEDEVALNPQVVQLHGGASQPIFSCKFIRDVRRASQPDHLGGQYWSSSGSGVEKETDMAGRRRERKGWKVAIHDLSGSAVAAAFMATPFVPATGCDTVARSNPGAWLIVRADTTGSSESWQPWGRLEAWRECAAPAGGKDAVCLRLHLLPERRDACVLVSETPLSCDKGGEFSIDMDRQSVLPEDAVASETPSASSYCAASMGESCAGGGFVMSCSVQGEAATSSRPPLVHLAARHVMCMEDAAMFLALAAAVDLSVKACRPFRSKTAPAKKKTAAGSSSPDPLELDT